In Mastigocladopsis repens PCC 10914, a single window of DNA contains:
- a CDS encoding glycosyltransferase family 4 protein, whose amino-acid sequence MPAQIYHLIAFLFAAVVVLWTTPDVKNIGIKSGRLDKPSDRKVHQRPMVRLGGVSIFAGTIISLLIVWWLGGFGILPTEKEWQIWGVALGGVCFFLIGLADDLLNLSPRARLLMQIIVAALAWKVGVSIDFLSIPTGGVVQLGWWSLPITVVWLVGMVNAINWIDGLDGLAAGVSGIASVVMLVVALFMQQSAAALIAAALAGASLGFLRYNFNPAQIFMGDGGSYFMGFTLAAVGVVGLVKTAATAVLLPFLILAVPIVDMSAVILARLRRGKSPFIADKSHLHHRLLQAGLSHRLTVLFIYALTLWAGSLALAIAGIPSGIAYACGATSLLSYTSWKVWKHSR is encoded by the coding sequence ATGCCTGCTCAGATTTATCATCTGATTGCTTTCCTCTTTGCCGCCGTAGTCGTTCTCTGGACTACGCCTGATGTTAAAAACATTGGCATCAAAAGTGGACGCCTAGATAAACCAAGTGACCGAAAAGTTCATCAGCGCCCGATGGTGCGCCTGGGAGGAGTTTCTATCTTCGCAGGTACTATCATCTCGCTGCTCATTGTTTGGTGGTTAGGCGGATTTGGAATTCTGCCGACAGAAAAAGAATGGCAAATTTGGGGAGTCGCCCTAGGAGGTGTTTGCTTCTTTCTGATTGGTTTAGCAGACGATTTGTTAAACCTGTCTCCCAGAGCACGCTTACTGATGCAAATTATTGTTGCAGCGCTTGCTTGGAAAGTAGGTGTCAGTATAGATTTTTTGAGCATTCCCACAGGTGGGGTAGTTCAACTTGGTTGGTGGAGTTTGCCCATCACAGTTGTTTGGCTGGTGGGAATGGTCAATGCGATTAACTGGATTGACGGTTTAGACGGCTTAGCTGCTGGAGTTTCTGGAATTGCATCTGTGGTGATGCTGGTTGTAGCGTTGTTTATGCAGCAAAGCGCAGCAGCCCTGATTGCCGCAGCTCTTGCTGGTGCTTCACTGGGATTTCTTCGTTATAATTTTAACCCCGCGCAAATCTTTATGGGAGATGGCGGGTCTTATTTTATGGGATTTACCCTAGCAGCGGTTGGCGTAGTAGGTCTGGTGAAAACTGCTGCCACTGCGGTGTTATTGCCTTTCCTAATTCTGGCAGTACCAATTGTAGATATGTCCGCAGTGATTTTGGCACGACTGCGCCGTGGCAAATCGCCTTTTATTGCAGATAAGAGCCATCTGCACCACAGATTGCTTCAGGCAGGTTTGTCCCACAGATTGACTGTTCTATTCATTTACGCCTTGACCCTATGGGCTGGGAGTTTGGCATTGGCTATTGCTGGTATACCCAGCGGTATTGCCTATGCTTGTGGTGCCACTTCTTTGTTAAGCTACACTAGCTGGAAAGTTTGGAAACACTCCCGGTAG
- the glyA gene encoding serine hydroxymethyltransferase — MTLTNSDFLASSDPAATELINQELQRQRDHLELIASENFTSAAVLAAQGSVLTNKYAEGLPGKRYYGGCEFIDKIEQLTIDRAKQLFGAAHANVQPHSGAQANFAVFLTLLEPGDKFMGMDLSHGGHLTHGSPVNVSGKWFQACHYGVNQETEQLDYEQIRELALRERPKLLICGYSAYPRIIDFEKFRSIADEVGAYLLADIAHIAGLVVTGLHPNPIPYCDVVTTTTHKTLRGPRGGLILTRDPELGKKLDKSVFPGTQGGPLEHVIAGKAVAFGEALKPEFKTYSAQVIENARALANQLQNRGLKLVSNGTDNHLMLVDLRSIGMTGKQTDQLVSGVNITANKNTVPFDPESPFVTSGLRLGSPAMTTRGLGIEEFTEIGNIIADRLLNPDSNTVAEDCRRRVKALCDRFPLYPHIIIPVPALA; from the coding sequence GTGACTCTGACTAACTCAGATTTTCTTGCCTCCTCCGACCCTGCTGCTACGGAATTAATCAACCAAGAATTGCAACGCCAACGCGACCACTTGGAGTTGATTGCTAGTGAAAACTTTACCTCTGCTGCTGTACTAGCAGCTCAAGGTTCCGTATTGACAAATAAATATGCAGAGGGATTACCTGGTAAACGTTACTATGGCGGCTGCGAGTTCATAGACAAAATTGAGCAACTGACAATTGACCGTGCTAAACAATTGTTTGGTGCTGCTCATGCTAACGTACAACCTCATTCTGGCGCACAGGCAAATTTTGCAGTGTTTTTGACGCTGCTAGAACCAGGGGATAAATTCATGGGGATGGATTTGTCTCATGGCGGACATCTAACCCACGGTTCGCCTGTCAATGTATCCGGTAAGTGGTTTCAAGCTTGCCACTACGGCGTCAATCAGGAAACAGAACAACTAGACTATGAGCAAATTCGAGAGCTGGCGCTTAGGGAGCGTCCAAAGCTCTTAATTTGCGGTTATTCAGCATATCCCCGTATCATAGACTTTGAAAAGTTCCGCAGCATCGCCGATGAAGTAGGCGCATACTTATTAGCAGATATTGCCCATATTGCCGGTTTGGTAGTGACTGGTCTTCACCCCAACCCCATTCCCTATTGTGATGTCGTGACCACAACAACCCACAAAACTCTACGTGGTCCTCGCGGTGGCTTAATCTTGACCCGCGACCCAGAACTTGGTAAAAAGCTGGATAAATCAGTTTTCCCTGGAACTCAAGGCGGACCTTTGGAACATGTCATCGCTGGTAAAGCAGTAGCTTTTGGCGAAGCCCTCAAGCCAGAGTTTAAAACATATTCTGCCCAAGTCATTGAAAATGCCCGTGCCTTAGCGAACCAACTCCAAAACCGAGGCTTAAAGCTGGTATCAAATGGAACTGATAACCATTTGATGCTGGTTGATCTGCGGTCTATCGGGATGACAGGTAAGCAAACAGATCAGTTAGTAAGTGGTGTCAATATTACCGCCAACAAGAATACAGTTCCGTTTGACCCAGAGTCGCCATTTGTCACCAGCGGTTTGAGGTTGGGTTCCCCAGCCATGACAACGCGGGGTTTGGGAATTGAAGAATTTACGGAAATTGGTAATATTATCGCCGATCGCCTATTAAATCCAGACTCCAACACCGTTGCTGAAGATTGTCGGCGACGGGTCAAAGCGTTGTGCGATCGCTTCCCCTTGTATCCTCACATCATAATTCCCGTACCTGCCTTAGCATGA
- a CDS encoding fumarylacetoacetate hydrolase family protein: MAQRYVRVQNPEGQIYYGLLQLSFKVQVLDAPPWLQGQSTDLILEPESYHILAPCAPSKIVAVGKNYADHAAEMGTEVPTEPLLFFKPPTSIIGSGAEIQYPPQSQRVDYEGELALVIGDRAFECTPQEAQTKIWGYTIANDVTARDLQKRDHQWTRAKGFDTFCPLGPWIVREVSPAARLQTFVNEDTPVQSACIDQMVFPPDFLVSYISQVMTLLPGDVILTGTPLGVGPLHPGDHVRVEIEGIGRLENTVTARQAV, encoded by the coding sequence ATGGCGCAGCGGTATGTGCGAGTTCAAAATCCAGAAGGACAAATTTACTATGGCTTGCTACAACTCTCTTTTAAGGTGCAGGTGCTGGATGCTCCACCCTGGCTCCAAGGGCAATCCACCGATTTAATTTTGGAACCAGAAAGTTATCATATCTTAGCTCCCTGCGCTCCTTCAAAAATTGTGGCGGTGGGCAAGAACTATGCTGACCATGCGGCTGAAATGGGAACAGAAGTCCCCACTGAGCCTCTGCTCTTTTTTAAGCCACCCACGTCTATCATCGGCTCGGGTGCAGAAATTCAGTATCCGCCGCAGTCGCAGCGGGTAGACTACGAAGGAGAATTGGCGCTGGTCATTGGCGATCGCGCTTTTGAATGTACACCCCAAGAGGCTCAAACAAAAATTTGGGGTTACACCATTGCTAATGATGTCACAGCAAGGGATTTACAAAAACGGGATCATCAATGGACACGAGCCAAGGGTTTTGATACTTTCTGTCCCTTAGGACCGTGGATTGTGCGAGAAGTCAGTCCAGCAGCTAGATTGCAGACTTTTGTGAATGAGGACACTCCTGTACAATCTGCCTGTATCGACCAGATGGTGTTTCCCCCAGATTTTCTGGTTTCCTATATTAGCCAGGTGATGACGCTGCTACCTGGAGACGTGATACTGACGGGTACGCCGTTGGGGGTTGGTCCTTTGCACCCAGGCGATCACGTTCGTGTGGAAATTGAAGGCATTGGTCGCCTAGAAAATACCGTGACAGCTAGGCAAGCAGTATAA
- a CDS encoding Tic20 family protein — MAWRGGTTTQHRLLSCLPYILPLIQVYGFGIFLFSQFPFLQWLYVPLLPVIQLYNYLNQIIPFIGADFIIFFALYLGVVRNEKVQHFIRFHTLQALLLSIFAYLCMAILQLIGIVQQGASLSVPLLGNVMFTLIFLAVVVASIYSIVQAVRGLYTKIPLISQAAEAGIHY, encoded by the coding sequence ATGGCTTGGCGCGGAGGCACCACAACTCAACATCGTCTTTTGTCTTGCTTGCCATACATTTTGCCATTAATTCAAGTTTATGGATTTGGCATCTTCTTGTTTTCACAGTTCCCCTTTTTGCAATGGCTGTATGTGCCTCTTCTTCCTGTTATACAACTGTATAACTACTTGAATCAAATTATACCATTCATTGGTGCAGATTTTATCATTTTCTTTGCTTTGTATCTTGGTGTGGTTAGAAACGAAAAAGTTCAACACTTTATTCGGTTCCATACCTTGCAGGCTCTTTTGCTATCTATATTTGCTTATTTGTGCATGGCAATTTTACAACTTATAGGGATTGTGCAACAAGGGGCATCACTATCAGTACCTCTGTTGGGGAATGTCATGTTCACCTTGATTTTCCTAGCAGTTGTGGTTGCATCAATATACAGTATTGTTCAAGCGGTAAGAGGACTCTACACTAAAATTCCCTTAATCTCCCAAGCCGCTGAAGCAGGAATTCATTACTAG